The genomic region TCATTATGGTCCTTTAGATTTCTCTAATACATTAATTTCTAAATCTATATTTAATGCATTATTGGGTAAAAAAATTGTTTTAAATAAAGACAATATTTTTGAAATTAATAATTGGCTATATATAGATGATTATGTTAGATCTTTATATAATTTAACTGTAAAAGGTGATATTGGATATATTTATAATATAAGGTCTTACTATTTAAGTAATATAAGATTATTAAAAATTATTTGTTATTTATTAAATATTTTAGTTAAAATTAAACCTGTCGGAGTTTCTAATTTTTTTGATTTAATAGTTAGTAATTCTTTTCATCAAAAAAGTTTTTTAAATAATAATTTTATTTATAATATAATTAATACAAAAATAGAATCTAAAATTGATAAAAATTTTAAAAATAAAATTGTTAAAACTATTAAATGGTATATTAAAAATATTGAATTATTGAATTCTTTTTTTTAATTTTTATTTAGCTAATTATTAAATTTTTGTTGATAATGATCAAATTTTTATTTGGTAAAGCATTTTATTCAGATTTTCATTTTTTTTGATTTTTTTTATAGATTTTTTACAAATAAATTTTTTATTTAAATAAGAGTTAATACATTTTATGAGATTATGTGATAAAGATATTGAGATTTGGTTAAATAGTCGTAAATTATCAATTTTTCCGCATCCTGATAAAAAAAATATTCACGGAGCTACTATTGATATACATTTAGATAACACGTTTCGTATTTTTCGTGAATGTAATGCTGGATATATAGATTTGAGTCTTGCTGAAAATGAAATAAATTCATTATTACACAAAGTCATGAGCGATGAAATTATTATTAATAAAGGTAATTTTTTTTTCTTACACCCTGGTCAATTTGCTTTATCTACAACATTAGAAATAATTTCTATACCTAATAATTTGATAGGTTGGCTAGATGGTAGATCTTCATTGGCTAGACTTGGTTTAATGGTTCATGCAACTGCTCACAGAATTGACCCAGGATGGAAGGGAAAAATTGTTTTAGAATTTTATAATTCTGGTAAATTACCTCTTGCTCTGTATCCTAAAATGATTATTGGTGCTTTAAGTTTTGAAACTCTTTCTGGTAGTTCAATTAGACCTTATAATTGTAGGAGTTCTGCTAAATAT from Buchnera aphidicola (Neophyllaphis podocarpi) harbors:
- the dcd gene encoding dCTP deaminase; the protein is MRLCDKDIEIWLNSRKLSIFPHPDKKNIHGATIDIHLDNTFRIFRECNAGYIDLSLAENEINSLLHKVMSDEIIINKGNFFFLHPGQFALSTTLEIISIPNNLIGWLDGRSSLARLGLMVHATAHRIDPGWKGKIVLEFYNSGKLPLALYPKMIIGALSFETLSGSSIRPYNCRSSAKYLNQLNILSSDSK